Genomic segment of Zootoca vivipara chromosome 4, rZooViv1.1, whole genome shotgun sequence:
CTTGTGGGGAATGTGCAACCAGagctattaatatttattatttgcatttgtatttttctGCTAAGCCAGtttaaaaaactgaaacacaCAAGAATGATGATACATATGTGAAAATGAAGAGTTGTCTTAATTTTGGCTCCTTGGGAACAGATGGCAGGAGCTCCTTGGCTGAGGTTTCTCCTCTGCTACATATTGCAAAGCAGACTCCATAAATCTAATTTGTTTTCCTGATAGTTTAATCCGCTTCTGTTCAGATAAAAAAATGTCTGTAATAGAGAGAGCACAATAAGGGAGTGTACCTAATACAAGATGGTTAGCATGCTCTTCTGTAGATTCACTTTTTCATTTCCACTTAAATCACATGGGTGATGCTTCTATACATCCGCATGATGTTTCCAAACTTCTGTCTTCATGCCAGCTGTCTTTCTTATTTAATGAATTTCCTCTTACCTAGTTTTGGCTCAGGCTTCTTCCAGATAGAACATCTGCAGTGAGCAACAACATGACAGAAACTGTGCCAATGCATATGCTGAGTTACTTCATACAAAGTTTTAACTGAGAACTGATACTTTCACAAATGCTTAAGCCATTTGTATTGAACTGGAGCAAAGGGAGCAATTTCACTGAGGTCAGCGGGAGCTTTGAAGGAGGCCTCCGTAGGGCTACGCACTCTTTTTCCTTGTGTCGGGGGGGCCAATAAGATATCTAGCTTGTGAAAAGTTTTTTGTTCCTCACTCTTGCAgaacattttatttcttattttgaatAAACTGGCTTTATCATTACTGCATAGGCATGAGAGTTCATGTAGCTTGGTCCACTGATATAAGAAAATATAGTTTAACAGTGGTTAAGAtagttactattttttaaaatttagtcTGTCACttgtaaaaagcaaaaaagacatTTAGATGTGTTTCCAGTTTATCTTTAATTGAAACCCCCCCCACAAATACATTAAATGCTTAAAAAGCACAAAGTTAATTACTTAATAAATCATACTTTATGAGTTTAACtctcccattaaaatgaatgatatATTTAGGTGTTTAGATTTGGAACACTtcccctgtaataataataataataatatattattatttataccccgcccatctggccgggcttccccagccactctgggtggcttccaacagaaaaataaaacacaataatctattaaacattaaaagcctccctgaacagagctgccttcagatgtcttctaaaagtctggtagttgttttcctctttgacatctattgggagggcattccacagggcaggcgccaccaccgagaaggccctctgcctagttccctgctttttaattgttaaaaatgaagcaaaataaacAGCGAGGGTCCTGTGATAAATTTTTTTATCATTAGTCATCAAGAGTGCTCTTTGCAGAAATGCTTTCCCTCAAACTACAAGCAGTTCAGATATTTAGTCTTAGAACTTGCCTTATTCCTTTACTGTAGGGTTTTGATGATGTAAATGAACTTGCTCACCATGGAATTCTTTTTGAGATGAACCgtagagtcacagaattgtagagttggaaggggccacaactAGAGCTGCATTGtagtacggtggtacctcagttttcgagcgtctcagaagccaaacgtttcggttttcgaacaccaaaaacccggaagtaattgcttccattttcgaatgcgccttggaagtcgaacagcttccgcTGCATGTTTTTCAGTTTTTCCAATTGAACTTGCAGCCATGGTTTTCCAACTTTCCGGAAGTTGAActgtcttctggaatggattacgttcgagaaccaaggtaccactgtaagtgggTATTGCAGTACTTCCTGTGACAAGATAATTTTGCAGAAGATATAAACTGTTTTCAACACAGGTTGTGCATAAAGGTCTAATGGTGAGTTGGAACAAATGTGAAGTCCATTTTTCAGATATGGGGGGTTTAAAATAGGTATTAATTTGTTTTATATTAAGACGTGACTCTTAAATTGCTAATCAACAAAATAACTCGTTAGTAGGTTGCATTCTTTTTCCAGTTCCAATATGAAATTAATGACTGTTTTTCCTTTGCATAGTATACCCTTCGATGTGACATGCGGCGCTCTCTCCTGGCTAAGGATTTGACTAAAACTTGTGAATTTATTGTCCATTCGCCAGTAAGTATTTGCCAAAACATGCACTGGTGAATTGGCAGTTATGTAAGGAATCAATGGAGATTTATAGCAGGAAGAATGTGGACCTGAAGTTGGGGGAAATTACAGAAGACGTCAGGCAAATTCTCTATGATTCCAAGAAGGCAGTGATTTTGGTCTGTTACAGAACAGTTGGATCATGACttggttcacacatcacagtgagccaaactatggcttatttgGGGTCACATGACCATCCTGGCTCCTGGAGAGGAACTTGCCCCTGTTAGTCTTCATGGTATTTTTAGTGCAGTCTGAGTGTTGTCCAAACCTAGGATCATGGTttaggccagtgtggtgtagtggttaggagcggtagactcgcaatctggggaaccgggttcgtgtctccgctcctccacatgcagctgctgggtgaccttgggctagtcacacttctctgaagtctctcagccccacccacctcacagggtgtctgttgtggggggggaggggaaaggagattgttagccgctttgagactccttcgggtagtgaaaaagcggggtatcaaatccaaactcctcctcctcttcttctccttagCCATAATCGGTAGCAAAGGTTTGGCTTACTGTGTGCACACCATGTCATTATTGTTTACGTTCTGCTCTCCTTTTAATTCTGTACTGAAACTGCATCTTGTTGCTATGCCTGAGGGGAACGCTATCCTAGACTGCCCCATTAATATAATGAGACTATTCTTCATAGCCAGTAGAGATTATGGGAAGGTCCTTCCACAGACCTCTTCCCTCTAGGCTGATGAGAACACGTATCAAAGGACTGCCCTACAAATGGCCAGTTGGGATTGCTGGCACATCTTACACCAAGCAAAAACTACCTTTCCTATAGTCATCCATGCTTGTTCTTGTATTACATGACTTGAAAATACCTaggttctcgaacagcttagtggtcaaacaaatcggctccccaacaccgcaaacctggaagtgttccggtttgcaatcGGTTTTCGGAAGCCTAACATCTGACgcgcttctgcttgagtgcaggaagctcctgcagccaattggaagccatgccttggttttcgaacggttttgggagtcaaacggtctcccggaatggattaagttcgagaaccgaggtacacCTCCAGCGTAATAAAATGACAAATAGTAGACTTACCACTTTGACTCTTCTTTTCATTCTGTTGCAGCCTCAGAAAGGTAAACCAACCCCAAGCCCAGTGGACTTTACTATTACTCCTGAGACTCTACAGAATGTGAAAGAGGTAAGACCCATATTCCTGAAACAATTTGGTTGTTTAGATGCAGTGTCAAACCATGCATAGGTACCAAGGtgccctgtttgtgtgtgttcctgtccgccccccgcccccatatGTACACTctggttttttccttctttcttccaatCCAGTAGAAATAAATAGCTGGCCATCACACCTGGCCTGGGTAAACCATTGCACAACAGTCTGTGCAAACCAGCATTGCAATCCCAGTTCTTATTGCGGTTCATCATCTAATGACCTTTTGCCCAGATGAGATGTAATGGCCTGTGGAGAAATCGCCATTTAAAACAGGGTTtggtttattatttttacatgcaGTGTATTTGTATGTGGGGTTATGATCGAGAGCATATGCTTACTGGCTACATAATCCAGTTCCTGTCCTTCACAACAAAGCAAATTTGATCGGTCAAGGGTTTTAGAATGTTCATTGGTTCTGTGCTTTTCCCTAAAATACCTTTCTTTCAACACAACTATTCCAGTCCCATCTTCTGCCAtcatgctttccccctttttagatAAAGAGCTTAAACTACAACATATAAAGGGTTTTCAGTCTAGATGGTAACAATTTCGTGGAGCTGTTATTAATGGCAGTCACTTTATCGAGGGTCCTTTTAATTTCTTggttgcttgtatttatttttatttattagatttatatactgcccttcatcaaaagagatcagggtagttcacaagataaaaaaggcaatataaaagcacaaataaatagttaaaacagaggcAACGAAAAAATGATTGTATGGAATGAAACACTAGCTTTAATAAGTGCAAGTTTCAATGGAAACACAATTTATTCTTTCAATAGTCTCTGTTTGATGGAAACTGGTCACAGAAAAAGCAGTATTGTGTGGTGTGATTTAGGATTTTAATCCTTGTTTTGCTAAATTAGGAGACTTCTAGTATGAATTTGGATTAAAAGGCAATCATACAGATTTGTCTGAGCAAGTCTACCTTCCTTTGTAACAGACTTAGAGTGACCTAGAGAATATTTCTAGGTTATTTCTCACTATTATTTGTAATGTACCTAAAGTGTTGTACAGAGTTTTTGGAAACCATCACGATCTGCTTCCAGGTTTAATACAGAGGGGAAATCACAGAACAGGGAAATCGCAcaacagaaagggggaaatggcaatTCTTGATTAGATTACCTACCTTCTCCTTTAACTTCACTTTGCATTTAGAGGGCGTTGCTCCCAAAGTTTCTCATAAGAGGCCATCTCAACTCTACAAACTGCATCATAACACAGCCCCTCACAGGGGAGCTTGTGGTGGTCAACTCGGATGCTGCGATTAAGAGTATTGAACTCCAGTTGGTACGAGTGGAAACCTGTGGTACGTCTTTATACATGTCTGTCTATAAATGTTCCAGGGAGTTtggttttacattttaaaagcacGACAAAGTGTTTTCAACTTAGCCATTAAATCGAAATTGCACTAGAATAATTGAAAGCTTTGCCAGTAAGCAAGACTAAATACCAGCCATAGTAAAGGTCACTTTCTAGTACTTGAAGCAGCATGCATGGTAACATGTTATTTAGCAAAGTTTGGTTTCCTTTTCATGCCACTTTTGCAAAGGCTGTGCTGAAGGTTATGCTAGAGATGCCACTGAGATTCAGAATATTCAGATTGCTGACGGAGATGTCTGCAGAAATCTTCCTATTCCAATCTACATGGTATTCCCCAGACTCTTCACCTGCCCCACCCTGGAAACCACAAACTTCAAAGTTGGTAAGGAATGGATGTTTGACTTACAActcttattctttatttattagtTGCATTATATAGATGCAGTATATCAGCAACTTACAAAAATGAATTTTAGAAACAAGTAGTCCCAGTGGTtttagtgggtctattctgagtcaCCAAGGTTGGATATCACCATAAGAAATTGCCTGAAATTGACACATATTATATTAGCAATTATCAGCTTATTTTCTGAGGTCAAGTATCTAGCAAGGCAACTTGCCACCAACATATTTCTTCCCTAGTTAAGTTGAAGCAATAGTTTGACTTGATTTTTCAGTGCTGGCTGTCTGGAACTCCCTGAAAAGTGTTGTTTTGATTACGATAGAGACATACTCAGCATCTAGAAATGCTTGAAtatttttatgctgcctttcAAGGAACCCAGTTGGAGCTGAATTTTTGAGGTATTACTTGGCACCCAAGGATGTCCTGATCTACTTGCCTCTAATGAGATGCTAATCCAGTC
This window contains:
- the VPS26C gene encoding vacuolar protein sorting-associated protein 26C, with translation MGTALDIKIKRANKLYHCGEVLTGVVVITSKDAVQHQGISLTMEGSVNLQLSAKSVGVFEAFCNSVKPIQLINSTVEMVKPGKLPSGKTEIPFEFPLQVKGNKVLYETYHGVFVNIQYTLRCDMRRSLLAKDLTKTCEFIVHSPPQKGKPTPSPVDFTITPETLQNVKERALLPKFLIRGHLNSTNCIITQPLTGELVVVNSDAAIKSIELQLVRVETCGCAEGYARDATEIQNIQIADGDVCRNLPIPIYMVFPRLFTCPTLETTNFKVEFEVNVVVLLHDDHLITENFPLKLCRL